The region TAGATTTCTCAATAAAAACTATACctaggttaaaaaaatatattttttaattgagtgaaatataaatctgaataatttaattttaaaaacatattttttttaaaagtatttattgagATTCACGCTTGCGGAGCGGTCACATGTAATTTTTGCTATCCATTagacataaattgtatataagcagttaaagaaattaaacttCAGGTCGTGTTAACTTAAatcgtttaaattttataagaacaGATATATGGCTCGATAGGATTTTAGCAATGTCTGGTActgatattactattttattgttgatGGTCACAAAAATGTCACCGGGATGGATAAGCTCAAAACCGCCATCATCTTGATACtgtaataaatcaatttaacatttaataacacaattttaacacagtttttttttttttttttttttattaaacattttttttatttttttaatagctgaacgtggccattcagtcttttcaagactgttggctctgtctaccccgcaagggatatagacgtgaccatatgtatgtatgtatgtattttatccacactaataataaagaggaaagatttgtatttttgtatgtttgtgtggaataaactcaaaaactactggtccgattttgataaaatttggcacaaatatagaatagaccttcaaaagtgacataggcataaatttgtttttactctttgtttatttcaaaatataaaacacaaaaatatgtccacccgtgcgaagccggggcgggccgctagtttaattataaaagtctaatacatacacacatacgtgtaatcacgtctatatcctctgCGTTGTAGACacgagacaacagtcttgaaagtactgataggcgacgttcagctgtttggcttactgatagaattgagattcatataaagtagtccgtcgcttaaaagaagaatcccaagttaataaggctatcccttagtagttttatacgacatccattggaaagagatgaagtggtcctattctttgttagaaaactgtcactatttaaatctcaattccatcataatgccttctattggtgctgggaaccacacggcacttatttttaattttagctttaataaatttgttttgtttctgtttgattaaatatataaatcatctCAATCCttgtaattgaaaatttgaaaCTCTAGTTCAACTTTCGCCCAGAAGTTGATGGGCTgttaacctgtcactatttcaatctcaattccatccatttagccaaacagctataCGCGGCCGTTCAGTGTTTCCAACACTGTTGGcacggtctaccccgcaagggatatagacgtgactataagtaagtatgtcAGGTATGTGTAAATGAATGTTTTGCTcaccgtttttttcacataaacCCCTCGATTTCTCTCGTGCACACCGTGACATTCATAAGTCATTTTAAACCGTTCAGACTTGGTTTCCTTCGTCAGGCGTACCTCATAAAAGTCGAAAGGAATCGGGTCAGGTCGAAAAATAGTGAACCGTGCctggaacaaaaaaaaaaaaggcttGTGTTTAAACGCCTACCAGAAATGCACCTATATTACTTCCAATAAATTCGAAGTGCCTGCCATAACGGATAAATGCTCACCAAATTGTGTATCACAAAATATTCTAGAAATAaagctattttgctttttattacattctataaaaataaatacacacctttaaagtcaatttgagtccaaattttgtaaattatcgcTAAGGAGATgttaccaatattttattttattactttcattttAGTTATCTATGCTGAGGGAAAAAATTACAGTCAaccgcaaatatttttttcataccaaatataatattgattacacCAAACACaagttacataattaatgcattatgcatttaattatatatttttatgcagttACATAATTACTTTGTTGTCAATTATTGCAACACATAATGACTAAGGTATACAATGAAACAAACCATTGGTAGatgaggaaataaaaaatctaaattaaaacagaaattttattaaagtgttcataagattaatttaagaataatcAATGGCACTTTAAAAGGAACACAATAATTACAGTCTTATACAATCTTATCTTATAAGATTaatttgtacttaaaaataatcaatggcactttatattttacgtatATATTACGAAATCTTAGCTTgaccataatatattttggattTTGGTTACATAATTTGATTACAATAAAGCAAATTTGAACTGTACATTTTGGTATCAATGTTACTGTTTTAGTGAAACAATATTTGGTGAGCATTTATCCATTTTGGCaatcaaaaagaatatttgtaCACAACGTACGATTATTCTGACGTGtgtatacttattttgaaGCTTAATACGTTTTACTTTGGGAAACTAAGtatagattgattttaatttatatggagttaatttattttactgggtactaaaatttagaaaacaaaAGCTATTTTGGTGAGCCCTTAAATTGtacccaaaaaaaaacaacatacaaattatcaatgcaaagcaataaatttttaataattatgaataactagcggacccgacagacttcgttctgtcaaaaagatttgtaatatgacagttttttgttcctatcTATTAGACCTACATTGCTAAGACGACAGTGAACTTTATACATTAGCAATACAGCTCAAATTGACTGTACGTATTagttagaaaacgtttgtatgggataaagaaaaggactgtttttaaggttttcaggcaattatttggtattttttcgcCGTAAAAACCATCCTTGAGCTTCgacgaatatttaaaaaaaagaattggccatattggtccaggcgttcttgagttatgcgcttaccaacacatttagcgattcatttttatattatagtcaCATTTTGTCAATATAATTCCAGTAGCTACTACGTAAAGCTACTACTTACATAATctgaataaaatgtaatttttaaacatttaggtaattaatacatatgtCGTTTGTTCTTCATCAATAgcatgtattttgtatttatttatttatgtaggtacatcaaggaaaataagaataaaacttaaaataaagagaaattatcaagggcactacttatttagttatgaatgtggatgaagcgaaggaagtatgcagagatcgtggcaagtggaaagaggtagtctctgcctaccccttcggggaagaggcgtgatttatgtatgtattcttatttctagagaaatttctccCAGCAGGCCCGCGACAGGAAAGAAAGGCATTGACttgtgtacataataattaagatataaacttactgataataataaacctaaaacatattatcataaaataacaaatatcaaataaataaacatacatgttcttcaatgtcgtgtggttcccggcaccaatacaaaaaagaaaaggaccactcaatctctttatgtacgaatgtatgtatgtataaagctgaagagtttgtttgtttgtttgaaagcgctaatctcaggaactactggttcaaattcaaaaattctttttgtgttgaatagaccatttatcgaagaaggttttaggctatataatatcacgcttcaactataaggagcgaagaaataatggatattgtgaaaaaatcggggaaaattattcacccttgaaggcttcaatgatgcccaaaataactattccacgcggacggagtcgcgggcacagctagtgcataaataatattggttattactttgatcaaataaacatattatatttaaaaaaaaaaacgatatttGTTACTCGTATACCAAACGACAATATCATTATGTAAGGATCTAACATTTGTTGACCATAGACATAGACATACATAGATACGCTAGGGTCAAACTCACCTTAGGTGGAGCGAGAGTCTCGATTATATATCTTCTTCTATTCAGTGGCAAATCTTCGGTTATCACTGTGTCGTTGACCTTTCTGATTTGGTCTCCGAGCCGGATACGACCATCACTTGCCGCAAGCCCggatttttcaattttgtatacaacaaCACCTGGCCCCTGCGTTAGAATATCATCatcaatgtacatacatacatacatacggtcacgtctatatcacttggctagacagagccaacagtcttgaaaagactgaaaggccacgttcagctatttggcttaatgatagaattgtgtttatagagaaatataatttatacgggacagatcGATTTAGACTCGGAAGTAAGTGCGAAACTTGTGTCAAGAGTAACAAacttaatgattttattaacttatattttataattcaaactTAAAACATCCGAGACCCCGACCAATCGGAAAGTGTTCATTGCTAATCATAccctgggattcgaacccgggacatacttttgacggcctctgtggcgcagcggtagtacgcttgtctgtgacaccgtaggtcccgggttcgaatcccggtcagggcatgatgagaaacgaactttttctgattagcctggggcttggacgtttatctatataagtatttattataaaaatatagtaacgttgagttagtatctcgtaacacaagtctcgaacttacttcgaggctaactcaatctgtgtaatttgtcccgtatatatttatttatttatatactgtgCCACAGAgcagcgtattaccgctgtgCCCAGAGGTCGACGTTAAAGATggacaacaaaataattattaatgtatttgaAGTGTTTTGAAAAAGAATGACTTACTTGGAAAGCTGTGTCGGATCCGCCCGCATATTCAATTCCCAGGATGAGGCGCCCTGTGTTAACTCCTGGGGGCTGTACGATCTCAATTGTCGTCTCTTGGTTGGGGACTATGACCTCCGAGAtcccttctttttcttctgtaAACAAAGGatatatgtgattaaaatttgaaagaaagaaagaaaaaatatttatttggtgcataagaatagaaccacttcgtataatattctttttatttgtgacGGTAGACTTAAATAACACGAAAGAAGCTAAGGTAAAAAAGGGTGTGCCGCAAGGTTCCATTCTGGGACCTTTTcactttgtttaattatttattatttatttatttagtactcCACACAAcagtttcattttataatcCTAAATAAATCTCGTATATGTTAACAACTTGACTAGAATCATATATATACATCGTATAGTATAGTCACTAGAAGATAAACCGCTGTAGTGAAAACtgtatcccaagtttgtaatcctatcccttagttgccttttacgacatccatgggaaagagatggaatagtccatattctttttttaattggtgctgggaaccacacggccgaCATATGCCACAATACCCTCAGCTATTGTTTGGCGTTAATAAACGACaccatatattttacatacatacacataatcacgtctatatcccttgcggggtaggcagagccagcagtcttgaaaagactgaaagtccaagctcaactgtttggcttaatgatacaattgagattcaaaaagaaacagattgctaacccatcgcctagaaaaagaatttcaaattgataaacatataccttagtcgccttttacgaaatccatcggaatgaagagatggagtagtcctattttttatccacccggcaccaatattgtatcctattttgaaaataaatttgttttgattgaaaggtatgatacatacatatagtcacgtctatgtcccttgcctAGAATCCTTCAAAGTCCTTTATCACTAAAACCTTACCATCTAAAACCTGGGCTATAGAAAACAGCGATAATCGTGTGGTAACAGAACTGGTTGAAATCTCCGAAACATGGAAAGGCTACTGTCAGTCGTTATTCCAGGACCCGCACTGCCGCGATTTCCCGAGTACTGTCCCTAATACTGAGGATCTGGAACCGGACATTCTCCTGTCTGAGGTTAGAGCTGCAATAAAACATCTCAAAAACGGGAAAGCCACTGGAAGAGATGCCATTCCCATAGAAACCATAAAAGCTCTAGGAGAGTATGGTGATGAAATTTTTCACGCCATCTGTAATGAAGTATTTCGGACGGGAAATTGGCCCGATGAATGGACTCACACCATATTTACCCCCTTACACAAGAAAGGTTCCACAAAGAAATGTAACAACTACCGCCTTATTGCTTTGATACCACACGCcagcaaaattttgttacatatcCTTAACGAGCGTCTGAAAACATACCTATCTAAGGAGATAGCTCCAGAACAAGCCGGCTTTGTGAAAGGGAAGGGCACTCGGGAACAGATTTTGATTGTTCGCCAGATCATCGAAAAAGCGCGAGAATTCAACAAATCGGTGTATATTTGCTTTGTGGACTTCTCAAAAGCATTTGACTCGGTGAAATGGCCTGTGTTATGGGACACACTATTGCAAATGGGCACGCCTTTACATCTAGTCCACCTTTTAAGACGGCTATACGAGGATGGAACAGCCTCTGTGCGCACAGAAGACGTCTTGTCAGGAAACTTTCGCCCTAGTGCCGGAGTACGCCAGGGATGCATAATATCACCGCTCTTGTTCAATGTATACACTGAGTTAATAATGCGCATCACTCTAGAGGATTGGACAGACGGTGTGAAAATTGGTGGATACAAAATTGCCAATCTACGTTATGCTGATGACACCACTCTCTTTGCAACTAGTACCCAACACATGGAAGATCTACTTCAGAAAATGGAACGTGTTGGCCTCGAGTTCggtctgaaaataaatcgcaGCAAGACGAAGATGATGGTTGTGGATCGCGCTAACAGTAATTCGCCAGAAGTAACTAGAATCGCGAACTGTGACGTGGTCCAATCGTACACTTACCTTGGCGCTCTGATTTCGAATAACGGTGGATGTATCGACGAGATAAAGCGACGAATGGCAATCACAAGATCGGCAATGGACAGAATGAGAAAAGTATGGAGGAATCGTAGCATCACTAAGACCACAAAGACCAGACTGGTGCGCACGCTTATTTTCCCCATATTTTTGTACGCTGCTGAAACGTGGACATTGCGAGAagtggaaagaaaaaagatagacGCCCTAGAGATGTGGTGCTGGAGGAGAATGCTTGGTGTGTCTTGGACAGAGTTCCGCACTAACGTCTCGATACTCCAAGAGCTCGGTATTAAGCAGCGACTATTTCCCTTAGTACAATCTCGCATTTTGTCATTCTTTGGACACGTTACAAGGAGAGGCAACGGATCCATAGAACGGCTTGTTGTCCAGGGTAAAGTGGAAGGCTCTCGACCGCGCGGAAGGTCACCCATGCGATGGACCGACCAAATAAAGTCTGTGATTGGCGGTTCACTTAACGAGTGCAGCAGGATGACTTCCAGCAGGGAGAAATGGCGGGACATCGTAAGGCGCACATTGGCGCCCGCCTCCAACACTACATgatgaccacgaccactctgtcaagagtgacacgactaagaagaagatgtcccttgcggaataatgtaaacaacgcCCATGCCTGTACCAAAAAGTCTATTTTATCTGTGGCCCGATTGTGGCGCCATCTGTCATCTTTTTAGTTTTACGCTGTTTGCCGCTAATGTATAGCTTAACACTTTTtcaataaactattttaactATTGTTCAGTCTTTAatggtaatatttttacaataattattataagaattCCTTTAGAggtatgacggcctctgtggcgcagcggtagtacgcttgtctgtgacaccggaggtcccgggttcgaatcctggtcagggcatgatgagaaatgaactttttctgatgggtattggatgtttatctatataagtatttattataaaatatagtatcgttgagttagtatctcgtaacacaagtctcgaacttacttcgaggctaactcaatctgtgttatttgtcccgtatatatctatttatttatgaggcCTACTGTACATACCTTTTTTCGGTGATTCCACATCGGGTGACGGTTTCGATTCCCGACTTGGGCGCTCAATAGGCGGAGTCCCCACTTTACTTCCCGACGCTAAGGGGGTCGGGTCTATTTGTTTTCCTTCCATACCGGCGCTGACTTCAGTCTGCGCTGGAATTTCTGATGATAACTTGACAGGACAGACAGCTATGGAACAGAatacaatagatttattttcgaaattggATACAATTGGAAtgacttattgacgtcacatcacaaTCGAATTGTATGTACTACCGCTACCAAAGCGCAtttgtagaagaagcggtggtATAAACTACATTGCAGCATTTTCCTTACAgatcaatttacaaatgtatgtagatctcttaaatcttaaatGTGGACGAATAGGTACTCATTGCCtacattaaaaatgtgaatgaGTTTAAAACTAATGATTATATAGCTAAAATAGGATATGTACacaatgtataaattatatcaacacatcatacatacatacatacatatagtccttctatatcccttacggggtagacagagccaatagtcccgaaaagactgaatggccacattcagctgatcggctcaataatgaaattgagatccaaatagtgacaggttgctagcccatcgccttaaaaagaatcacaaggtCGCGTCAATGAATACATAAAAAGGGCTTTTGTCGGAAGTCCTcaagaactgagattcaaatagtgacatgttgctagtccatcgcctaaaaaagaatcccaggtttcaagcctatcccttagtcgccttttacgacatccatgggactactccatggttctattcttttttgtattggtcccgggtaccacacggcaaatactaactacttaaaaaataaaaaataatcttaccGTGAGGTGGGTGGCGTCTTCCTTTATCGATCCTTCGTTGCCAGTGACAACGGAAGGGTCGATAAAGTACCTATAACTGATGGGTGTATATTACGATAAATAACACCTAGGATTAGCTACAAAAACAGGCGAACTAAGCTTAACTTTTACCACAATATACAAaactatataatttttcacgaaaaaacacattataattgttttatatagAGAGCTACAAGTGGGTATAAAATTGACAAGTGAGGTTCAGTGTTGCCAGAGGCCAAAAAATGTATATGCTAAGAGATTCTATCCACATGTAAACAGTTGCGTACAATTCTTGAAGGGCAATTAATGCACGTAATTTATTGCATTCAATAATTGCACTTCAATGTACAAGAAAATTGTATCGTCTAAATAACGATTTTCATTAAATGttcgaaaatatatttttatgtatgtaaatctgtAACGTGATAACTATTGAATCGTTGGTctaatattaatgtaatttgaaatgtacctatgtaagttAAGTAAGTAGTTAGGTAGAATtatgtcaatagaattttcaagattgtAAAGCATAGAAATCggttaaattgtttttgagacattcataattttgtaaagtaGATCGCGAACTTAGATCTCTCGAAcacttcataaatattttatgaacctTCTTGAAATCTGGGGTATCAAACTCCAGATTTAAAGAAGaggtttaaagaaaaaaataactatagtTCTAGCAGATTTTGATATCCCAGGTGTTTTGCCATCAGTTTATTACAGGAAACAAAAAAAGTGGAATCAAATCTTGTTGATTTTTCATCAGATGATTTCAGGATACCAAAATGTGTTTTAGGCTCACTCAGGTCACCAAAGTGGGATAAACCTCGCGAAGGgaactgaattttttttaacaggtCCTACAAACgtttttttcatcaaaatcagaacaACGAATCGAAAATTATCGCGTTTCGCCCCAAGTTGATAGAAAGACCCCACTCGATTCGTTCGGTCGGTCcctcaaaaataataaaacgaggaatgaatttatgtacaataaacgCATAACACCTAATCCGGCGGAAGAcctttgtggcggtcgagGCCGAATCATCACTCCCACTACAACGTCAATAAGCGAGACcttgtatcctattttgaaaataaacctatttcGAACCAGCGGTTAGAAAATTGTATCGTACATACCTTTTTCCGGGGATTCCCCATCGGGTGACGGTTTTGATTCCAGACTTGGCAGCTCAATAGGCGAAGTCCCCACGTAACTTCCCGACCCTAAGCGAGCCGGGTCTATTTGACATTCTCCCGCTCCAGCGCTGCTGCCATCAGACTGTTTTGGAAGATCTGATGATGACTCGACAGGTAACTCAGCTTTGCTAGGTGATGTGTGTGAGTCCGAAGCAAGTTCAGACGTGCCCATAGATGTGCTTGTTTGCGACTCCAAAGGCAAATCACTTATGTCAAATAATGTACTTTGTTGTGTCGCTGAAGATGAGCTTCCTTGCGGCTTTGGAGAAGGTTCTTGTTCAGTTGTCACAGAGAATGTGTGCGGCTGCGGCTCCGATATATAGTCACTTGTGTTAGAAGATCGCTCAGGAGATACTTCGTCTATGCATGCTTGTGGCACTAAAGGGCGGATTATGACTGACGATGAACTCGGCTGTCGCCCTCGTACGCAGTAATATGAGTCAGGCGATGTCCTCGCTTGCGGCTGGTAAGGAAAGCGAACTACATCCACCGATGTACTTATATGTGGCTTTCCAAGATAGACATATGATTTAGACCTTAAACATTCCCGCGGCTGTATAGGGTACCGAAGTATGGCCGAAGATAGGTGGGGTATTGGATTTAAAAGAAAGACACGTGAGCCAGTCGGTACGCTCGCTTCTGTCTGTGAATCGAAGGTATACGTGTACATGGAAGACGATGAGCTAGCTCTTCTGTTTAGAGAAACAGCATCAGTCGTTCGTATCCCGCCCGTTGATAACCTTCTTATTTCCGATAAAGATAGAGTTGGTCGGCGCCTGCTTTGTGAAAATATACTGAAATACTCGCCAAACAAAGATTTCCTTTTTGGATTTTGTTCTGTACATTCATCAGGGGAAGTTACAGGTTTAGATGTTGATGGTTCTCCAAAAATTGGATTTGGTAATGCCGATAGCAATTCTCGAATAGATTCCATTGAAGGTTCTCTTAAATTTGATCTTGAATGTGGCACTGCCGATGTTTCTTCTAAAACTGCATTCGATGGCGATTCTGTTGAGAATCTTCTTCGGATAagacttaaatattttctaattgttGAAGTTTTAGGTTTTGCCGCATCGCTTTCTGTCGATTGCCTTCTTCGAGAGGAAAAATTCCAGCACGGGAAACGCCAACTGATCGAAGGTAATATGCGTCTCCCTGCTCTAGGTGGTGGCTCGTTCTCATTAGTTCTACCGGCTTTGGGAGAACTGTCCCTTTCGGATTCTAATACTTTGATTTCTTCAGATGCAGGACCGACCACAACAGTGGACCCGCCGGCAGCACATGGTCCACTCGATGGGAGGTTTGGGTCGAATGAAGTCGAAGGTATATTTGATAATGGGTTGATTGGTTCTAATGAAGCggaactttttattttctctttgtcTTGCTTATCACCACTTGTTCGTAGTTCCACATCAACGCTCGCTGACTTTTTCGGAGGTTCACGTTTTCTACGACTAAATATAGAAGTCTTTTGCTGAGGATTCTTTTCAGCCAttgtttttcattcattcattcactttTTAACTGTTTCATAAATTACATTGATAGAAAACTGTACCGTAATATAACTAAGAATCGCGCAAGACTATTTTGAACGTGCGTGAGCGACTCGCTTTTCTTCAACAAACTCCGGACATAACTAGTGATGACACGTATACATATCTATAAAAGTTTAATCGAATCGATATTTTACTTCTCTTTTTATGCCAACATttctatttatctatttatcatCTCACTACACTGCATTTTGAGctaaatatagttttagtttgttcagcttttgaattttttttaagccaCTGTTTCTCGCATTTGTTTATTCCTTTCTTGGTCAAAGCTTAAAGTACatctactttattattttcgcGAGACAAATCTTACAGTTATAGAAAACATCGGGAGGCAACTATACATTCAAGCAACTCGATATGTAACAATGAGTCTTATAGAGTAGAGACAATACACTTATAGGTTTCTCTGCGAAGTTCAGACGGAAGTCACTTCAAGAAAAAGCCTTATAATCTAATCCAAGACCACAGTCAAGACGCAGGACATCTCACCcaagaggtgaggatgtgacCAGGATTAGCATTACGACGGACTAAGAACATAAAACGAGTCCATCATAACAAAACCGAACGCAAGACGAATTAATTGTTGTTGAAGATTTATCGACAACAATTAATTCGTCGATATAATGGCTTAGGCATG is a window of Amyelois transitella isolate CPQ chromosome 26, ilAmyTran1.1, whole genome shotgun sequence DNA encoding:
- the LOC132903451 gene encoding disks large homolog 1-like, which produces MEGKQIDPTPLASGSKVGTPPIERPSRESKPSPDVESPKKEEKEGISEVIVPNQETTIEIVQPPGVNTGRLILGIEYAGGSDTAFQGPGVVVYKIEKSGLAASDGRIRLGDQIRKVNDTVITEDLPLNRRRYIIETLAPPKARFTIFRPDPIPFDFYEVRLTKETKSERFKMTYECHGVHERNRGVYVKKTYQDDGGFELIHPGDIFVTINNKIVISVPDIAKILSSHISVLIKFKRFKLTRPEV